GTTTGAAAGGAATCACATTAACACCTTTTGAGGCAAGAAcatttacaacctaaaaaaaaCAATCACCAATAAGCTTCAGCAAGGACCTATACAGATAAGGTCTAGAACTGTTAGTCAAGTTCATCACACATGTGAGAAGTTGATATAAATAATCCAGACCCTCTAGCCCTCTAGAATTACCAAGATAGACAGGTATTTTCATTGCTAATGATGTGTTAAGTTGACCTAGAAATTAAAAGCTTACATACCTCCATCTCAGCATCTTCAAGGTATCCAACTGTGAGCTTTGTAATATCAGTAGAAAAGGGATCCTCAAGGTTAATGTTTTTTGATGAGAGGTCATCCGGATCCTTTCCTCGTATTGCATCCAGAACAAGGGCACAATCCGTGGCGCTTCGGCAGAATGGGCCAAGCTTATCCTgtaaataaaagtaaaaaaaaaaaaaaacagatttcaagattacattCTTGCATTGCAAAGAACTACTGAGACAAGTGAAACGGATGAACTTGGCCGACTTATACCAAGCTTTCTGAGAGGCTCATAACACCTGTTCGACCCACCATCCCAAAAGTTGGGCGGATTGCTGTAACACCGCAACGAGCAGCAGGGTAGGTCATAGAGCCAGCTGTTTCTGAACCAACAGCGAATGGAACCAACCCTGACAATATACAGACAAATACAGCTCGAGTAAAAGATATAATTAGCCAGATAATTAGAGATTTCAGATTTAACTTCACAACACACATAAAATATTAGGTACTAGCTCGTGAAAAATTGCTAAATTAACTCTTAATTCCAGGTTGGCTAAGTTTCACAATAGCCGCTACACGGTAACCATATTGATACACAATAACCTTCTCCGCATTCAATCCCAAACAATGGGTAACAAAAGTCCACATTGTTGACCAGGGAAACTGTGCACAGATTAGAGAAAAACCTGCTGATGTGCTGGCAGCAGGACCAGCCGATGAACCAGTTGAGAATTCCTCAATATTCCATGGGTTTCGTGTCCTTCCACCAAACCATATATCATCATATGCTAAAGATCCAGTGACGAGCTTTGCTATAAGAACGGCTCCGGCGGCTTTCAACCTGCATAGACCAAAATCATAAGCTTAGGAGTGATAATACACGAATCCAAAATTTGTGAATTTCCAGTTGAAGGAGTACCTCTTGTATACCCAAGCCTCCATGTCAATAACTTGATTTTGGAATGTTTTCGAACCCCATGTGGTTTTATATTGGGGGACAGAAATGGTATCTTTTAGTCCATAGGGAATCCCATGGAGAGGACCTAAAATAACGGGAACTCCAATAACTCAATACTAAGAGTTTTTCAATCATTTGTATTGTCATAAATGATGGAACACAATAGAGTAGTCATAATGCTTACAGTAAATAAGGAAAAGAAATTTCTAGTATTACATCTAAAATGAGATACCTAAATACACTCCTTGGTTGAGTAAATCATCAGCCCTTTTTGCCTGCTTGAATGCCAACTCTTCTGTGTAAGAGATTACAGCTTCAAGAGCATGATCATATCtatcaaaacaaaaccaaaattaacCAAAGCACAGAAAACAATGCCTCTGATCAATATGTATCATAGATGAATTGGATTTCTTACTTCTTCATTCTTCTCAAGAATATTTCAGTAAGTTCTTGAGATGTAGTTTGCTTTGTTTTCAGAAGGTGTCCTAGTTCAAAAACCTGATAGAAACAAGAAATTTTAAAAATTGAAGAATGCCAATGTAACACAATTTTTTAATCGAAGCATCACAATTTGAGAGAAGCACGGTTTAATTACATTCATGAGAGCGACATCTTCATCCAGATTAGGCTTTTGCACTCCAGAAGCAGTAGGACAGGAAAATCGTTTGTGGATATTCTGGGATGTTTTTGCATCGGTACTACTTCTACTACTCCACTCAGGATTGAAAACCAAAACAGATGGATCATGCAACCCCCCGTCCTCGGAAGCAACCAGTTTCCTGTTTGCTCTATAAATTGGAACATTGAAGTCTTTCGCACCCTTACCCATCTCCAGCACCTAGCGAAACTCAAACAAGAACACACACTCACCAAAATTGAGAACTCCAATACTAAATAAATAACAATTGTTGAGCATAAAACTATGTTACATCCACACCGCTAGTCAAGAAGACCAAGTTATAACACCTGTAAGCTactccaaagcaaacaaaactAACATTGATGAAATACCTTTTCATCGCTGAAGAATTTGGCATCGAAGTACTTCAATGCATTTTTAAGAGGTGAAACTTCCTTAACTTCTTCTTCAGTAGCACTCTCTTtaattttttcattcttttcattGAACTCACCACCACTGTCCTGATCAAACAAAACATACAAAATCATTCATTTATAAACGGAGGCTCAATTCAATTGTTTCTAGTTTTCTACATTAGGTTACTGTTTTTCTTCTGCTTTCATTTCCTTTTACCTGGAAACAACGAGAGAACGGGTATGAACCCGAGTTTGTGTAGCCATGATATTTTTACAAGCATTACTCCCATATTTTAAACAAACAACAGACCCACCCCTTATCTGCATATAAACAGTTCCAAGTTTTTTAGAGAATTTGGTCGTTTGACACTTTCTTCTAAATAGTCATTTTTCTTTAACTTTTTTTAAGGTTTCAACTgtttaatcaaaacaaaatcagtatGTAGTGAAGTACTACTTAAAGAAAAATTAAGAATCACATACAACAGATCAGTAAAGGAAGAGAGGGTTTACCATTTTGGGATGTAGATTGATAAGAAGATTTAGTTTGCGGAAGAACTCGCTGTTGGTTGTGTGTTGTTGCAGTTAGCAAATTTGAAGCAGTTGGATGAAGGGGGAGGAGTAATGGAAGAAGCAGGAAGAAGGATGAAAAGACACGCGTCCATGAGAGACGACACTTGTCTTGCAACACCATTTGTAAATGGCTGCTTACTTTTCTAGTTTCTTTTCTACTATACCAGGTTTGGTTTAGATCAGGATTCAGGACTAAACCGT
This genomic stretch from Papaver somniferum cultivar HN1 chromosome 5, ASM357369v1, whole genome shotgun sequence harbors:
- the LOC113281259 gene encoding uncharacterized protein LOC113281259 isoform X1 — its product is MIRGGSVVCLKYGSNACKNIMATQTRVHTRSLVVSSGGEFNEKNEKIKESATEEEVKEVSPLKNALKYFDAKFFSDEKVLEMGKGAKDFNVPIYRANRKLVASEDGGLHDPSVLVFNPEWSSRSSTDAKTSQNIHKRFSCPTASGVQKPNLDEDVALMNVFELGHLLKTKQTTSQELTEIFLRRMKKYDHALEAVISYTEELAFKQAKRADDLLNQGVYLGPLHGIPYGLKDTISVPQYKTTWGSKTFQNQVIDMEAWVYKRLKAAGAVLIAKLVTGSLAYDDIWFGGRTRNPWNIEEFSTGSSAGPAASTSAGLVPFAVGSETAGSMTYPAARCGVTAIRPTFGMVGRTGVMSLSESLDKLGPFCRSATDCALVLDAIRGKDPDDLSSKNINLEDPFSTDITKLTVGYLEDAEMEVVNVLASKGVNVIPFKLNYTVDSVQGILNFTMDVDTLSHFDSWQRTGQDDVYEAQDQWPLELRRARMVPAVDYLQAQRARGKLIREIRESFTVDAFIGNATDWERVCMGNLVGMPVVVVPTGFKSIKNPPSGNIRRRTTVTTGIYAPPQHDHVALALAIAYQSVTDHHKQRPPIDDLGPDDSILNHPKADYPPRRWHL
- the LOC113281259 gene encoding uncharacterized protein LOC113281259 isoform X2, whose protein sequence is MDSGGEFNEKNEKIKESATEEEVKEVSPLKNALKYFDAKFFSDEKVLEMGKGAKDFNVPIYRANRKLVASEDGGLHDPSVLVFNPEWSSRSSTDAKTSQNIHKRFSCPTASGVQKPNLDEDVALMNVFELGHLLKTKQTTSQELTEIFLRRMKKYDHALEAVISYTEELAFKQAKRADDLLNQGVYLGPLHGIPYGLKDTISVPQYKTTWGSKTFQNQVIDMEAWVYKRLKAAGAVLIAKLVTGSLAYDDIWFGGRTRNPWNIEEFSTGSSAGPAASTSAGLVPFAVGSETAGSMTYPAARCGVTAIRPTFGMVGRTGVMSLSESLDKLGPFCRSATDCALVLDAIRGKDPDDLSSKNINLEDPFSTDITKLTVGYLEDAEMEVVNVLASKGVNVIPFKLNYTVDSVQGILNFTMDVDTLSHFDSWQRTGQDDVYEAQDQWPLELRRARMVPAVDYLQAQRARGKLIREIRESFTVDAFIGNATDWERVCMGNLVGMPVVVVPTGFKSIKNPPSGNIRRRTTVTTGIYAPPQHDHVALALAIAYQSVTDHHKQRPPIDDLGPDDSILNHPKADYPPRRWHL
- the LOC113281259 gene encoding uncharacterized protein LOC113281259 isoform X3, which produces MGKGAKDFNVPIYRANRKLVASEDGGLHDPSVLVFNPEWSSRSSTDAKTSQNIHKRFSCPTASGVQKPNLDEDVALMNVFELGHLLKTKQTTSQELTEIFLRRMKKYDHALEAVISYTEELAFKQAKRADDLLNQGVYLGPLHGIPYGLKDTISVPQYKTTWGSKTFQNQVIDMEAWVYKRLKAAGAVLIAKLVTGSLAYDDIWFGGRTRNPWNIEEFSTGSSAGPAASTSAGLVPFAVGSETAGSMTYPAARCGVTAIRPTFGMVGRTGVMSLSESLDKLGPFCRSATDCALVLDAIRGKDPDDLSSKNINLEDPFSTDITKLTVGYLEDAEMEVVNVLASKGVNVIPFKLNYTVDSVQGILNFTMDVDTLSHFDSWQRTGQDDVYEAQDQWPLELRRARMVPAVDYLQAQRARGKLIREIRESFTVDAFIGNATDWERVCMGNLVGMPVVVVPTGFKSIKNPPSGNIRRRTTVTTGIYAPPQHDHVALALAIAYQSVTDHHKQRPPIDDLGPDDSILNHPKADYPPRRWHL